In Caloramator sp. E03, the sequence TTATTATATAAAAATAAATAAAATAAGGGGGAAAATGGTATGAAAATCTTATTAGTATGTGCTGGAGGAATGTCAACAAGTATCCTCATGAAAAAAATGGAAAGCTATTGGAAGGAGGCAGGAGAAGAACTTGAGATTAAAGCAGTAGGATTAGGAGAGTATCAAGATGTATATCAAAATTATGATATTGTTCTGGTAGGCCCTCAAGTATCATATCGATTAAATGAAATAAAGGAAAATACAGGATTACCCTGTGCTGCAATACAATCCTTTGATTATGCTGTTGCAAATTGTCCTAATATTATGAAATTAGCAAAAAAATTATTTGAAGAAAAAAATAAGTAAGGAGAGTGAGTGAAATGGAAAAAGTATTTGAAAGCAAGTTTATGATAAAGCTTCAGGATTTTGGACAGGCCCTTGGAAGAAATAAATTCTTATCTGCCTTGCAAGCAAGTATGATGTCTTTAATGGGTATTATAATGGTTGGTGCTTTATCACAAATTATATGCTCATTAGGCAGTGAAACTATGCTTAACCTATTTAGTTCAAAGAGTAAGCTTTATTCAACGCTTTATCTACCATATCAATTTACAATGAATATGTTATCCTTATGGATTGTTGCATTACTTGCATTCAATTATGCAAAGAACTTAAAAATGAAATCTCCAATTATGAATGCCATCGATGCATTGGTGTGTTTCTTGTTAGTTTCTGGTACTCTAATTACAACTAAAGAAGGACTAGTAGGTATCGATATGACTTATCTTGGAGCCCAGGGCATGTTTATTGGGTTTCTTGTAGCATTTATTTCTGTGCACATTGAAAAATTCTGTGCTGATAAGAATATTCGTATAAAAATGCCAGAGGTTGTTCCACCATTTTTACAAGATGGTTTTTCATCAATTTTACCGTTATTATTTAGTATAGTTTTTTTCCTTGTTATTTCCTCAATTGTATCAATAGCTACAGGTGGGGCTTATAATATATGCTCAGGATTTATGAAAATATTAGGAGTTCCATTATATGCATTAACATCAGTTCCAGGTATGTTTATTCTTTGTACATTTGGTGCAATATTATGGTGTTTTGGTATTCATGGTACTATGATTTTGATTCCAATTATTATGCCTATAGCTATACAGGCTGCAGTTACAAACGGGGCATTACACCAAGCAGGAAAGCCACTTGTTTTCTATCCAGTTGCATTATTTGGAGCAATGGCTGTTTGTGGTGGTACAGGTAATACTTTAGCTCTTGCACTATTTGGATTGCGTTCTAAATCTAAACAGATTAATGCTGTTGCAAAAATTTCTGCTGTTCCTGGATGGTTTGGAATTAATGAGCCACTTACATTTGGTATGCCAATTATGTACAATCCTATTCTTTGTATCCCTTATGTTTTAAATATTCCAATTGTCATGTTATGTACATATATAGGATATAAAATAGGATTTTTACAACCTGCATGGATTCCTATTTCAACATTGCTTCCAATGGGCTTTGGTCAATATCTATCTACATTAAGATGGCAAAATGCTATTTGGGATTATTTAATGTTAATACCTACTGCACTTGTCTGGTATCCATTTTTCAAGATTTATGAAAAACAATTAATTGCAAAAGAAGCTGCTTTGGAAGAAGGAGAAAAGAAATTAGAAAGAGAATATAAAATAAATGAAAGTATTTAGAATGGAGGTTAAATAGATGAAAGGTTTTCCTAAAGATTTTCTATGGGGTGGTGCAACGGCTGCTAATCAGTATGAGGGAGCATGGAATGAAGGAGGAAAAGGTATTACAACAGCAGATGTTATAACATCTGGCTCCCATACAGTTCCACGTAGGGTGACTTATAAAAATATAAAAACTGGAGAAACAGGTTCAATGCCTATTTTTGGAACAGGATATAAATTCCCAAAGGACTGTATTCCTGCAGTCATTGATGGTGAATACTATCCAAGCCATGTT encodes:
- a CDS encoding PTS sugar transporter subunit IIB encodes the protein MKILLVCAGGMSTSILMKKMESYWKEAGEELEIKAVGLGEYQDVYQNYDIVLVGPQVSYRLNEIKENTGLPCAAIQSFDYAVANCPNIMKLAKKLFEEKNK
- a CDS encoding PTS sugar transporter subunit IIC — its product is MEKVFESKFMIKLQDFGQALGRNKFLSALQASMMSLMGIIMVGALSQIICSLGSETMLNLFSSKSKLYSTLYLPYQFTMNMLSLWIVALLAFNYAKNLKMKSPIMNAIDALVCFLLVSGTLITTKEGLVGIDMTYLGAQGMFIGFLVAFISVHIEKFCADKNIRIKMPEVVPPFLQDGFSSILPLLFSIVFFLVISSIVSIATGGAYNICSGFMKILGVPLYALTSVPGMFILCTFGAILWCFGIHGTMILIPIIMPIAIQAAVTNGALHQAGKPLVFYPVALFGAMAVCGGTGNTLALALFGLRSKSKQINAVAKISAVPGWFGINEPLTFGMPIMYNPILCIPYVLNIPIVMLCTYIGYKIGFLQPAWIPISTLLPMGFGQYLSTLRWQNAIWDYLMLIPTALVWYPFFKIYEKQLIAKEAALEEGEKKLEREYKINESI